ACATCTCAGGCGGAGTCTCCTGCAATTCCGAATTGCGCCGGCGAGCCCGCAGCCTCTTTCAACAGCGCGGACTGCCCGTCTACTTCCCCTCTCCGCCCCTGACCACAGACAACGCCGCCATGATCGCCGCCGCCGGATACCGCCGCCTGGCCGCCGGCCAGCGCGACGACTGGAACCTCAAAGCCAATCCCAGCCTGCGCCTCTGAGCCGCAGGCAATCCCCAACCTGCAAACTCCGAACCGCAAAATTCCGGCCTCCTCTTGACAAATATTTTTTTCTAGAAAATAATAATCTTCATGAACACGGCACCAGCAGACGTAGAATGCATTTCAGAGGTCCAGCGGGCGGGGGTCTTGTTGCAGCCTTTGCGGCTGGAGATCTTGTGCCGGGCCCGCACTCCCCAATCAGCGGCGGCCATCGCAGAGCAGATGGGTCTGCCCCGTCAGAAGGTCAACTACCACGTCAGGCAGTTGGAAGAGGCCCGCTTCTTGCGCCGGGCCGGCCGGCGCCTCAAGCGCAACCTGGTGGAGCAGCGCTATCAGGCCACCGCCCGCGCCTACGTGCTGGCGCCCCAGGTGCTGGGTCCGCTTAAAGCATTGCCCCAGGAGGAGCAAGACCGTTTCAGCGCCGGCTATCTGCTGGCCCTGACCAGCCAGGCCCAACAGGATCTGAGCGTCCTTATGGAGGCCGCGGAAAAAGAAGGAAAACGCCTGCCGACCTTGTCCCTTTCGGCTTCCATCCGCTTTCGCGATCCGCGCCAGCGGCAGCAGTTTACCGAGGCCTTGCAGGATGCCGTAACCGAAGTGATCGGGCGCTTTACGGCTCCCGACCGAGCCCCCGACGGCGGCCCCGGCCAGGGCCGTCCATACCGGCTTTTCCTGGGCTGCCACCCGGCGCCGCCGGTGAAGCCCGCCAAGACCAACCAAGCAAAGGATCAACCATGAGCAACGGCCAAAAGCAGAAAGAACGCATCGTAGAGCAGGAGATCACGACTTCGGCCTCACCCCGGCGGGTGTGGAAGGCCTGGACCGATCCGGACCACATTTCCAACTGGTTCGTGGACCGGGCCGAGGGCGAGCCTCGGGAAGGAACCGTCTTCACATGGTGCTTCGACGAGTTCGGAATGGAGATCCCTTATCAGGTGGTGGAAGCCGATCCCGAGAGGCGTTTCGTCCTCGGCTTTGAGCACGAGCAACGCAGCGGACTGCTGGAAATCGACATCAGCAGCCAGGGCGGGGTCACCAAGCTGCGTCTGGTCAACTCGGGATTCGCCGAGGGCGAGAGCTGGGAGGATGAATACGAGGGCATCGATTCGGGCTGGCGCATGGCCCTGGCGTTGATGCGCCATTACCTGGAGCGGCACTACGGGCAAAGCAAGCGCAACTTCATGGCGGCCCGGCCCAGTCCGCTGCCCATTCCCCAACTGCCTCCCTTTCTGCGCCGGCAGCAGCATCTGCAGGAATGGCTGATCGACTCAGGCCGGATCGGAGAGTTGGGCCAGGCTTGCAAGTTGGGTCTGAAGGGCGGACGCGCACTCAGCGGACGCGTATTGGCCGACAGCGGACGCGAGATCCAGCTTTCCTGGGATGAAATCGACGGCGCCCTGGCGCTGAAGTGCTTCTCGGCCGGCCCCGGCCGCCCCATGGCGGGCCTTCACGTCGTCAGTTGGAGCCTCTCCGAGTCCGCCATGCAGGACTTGCGAAAGGAATTGGAGCCGATCCTGGACCGCCTCTCACAGTACCTCAGCGCTTCTGCCGCGGGCGCTTAGCCAGCAGGCGGTCGACAGGCGCATCGGATCAGCTCCCTTGCTTCAACGCACTCTTCGCGCCTGGCAGTTAGCTTTGGAAGTTGGCAGTTGCACAGCCTAGTCGACAGCTCTTTCGGGTGCTACCATTGAAGCGCTCTCAAGCATTCTGATGTGAGCGAAACCGGGACTCGGCTTCCGGGCTTGCCGAACCGGTTCTCTCTTAAGGTGTCCGAAGGAGAATCATGCTTCAAAGAATCATCGTTTCCGTTCTGGTCCTGACTCTGGCCGCTTCTGTCTTCCTCTACTGGGAGGACGATTCAGCCCAGGCCGGAACCGTCATGACGCCCCAGGAACTGCAGGGGTTGAGGGCCGCCGTGCGGGTTGTGCGGGACGAGGAAAACGTCCCCCACATCTTTACTCAAAACGATCATGACGGCATGTTCATGATCGGCTACCTGCACGCCCGGGACCGTCTCTTCCAGATGGATGTCTCGCGCCGCCTCTTCAGCGGAACCCTGGCGGAACTGGTGGGTCAGGCCGCCTTGCCTCAGGACATCCAACTGCGCACGCTGGGTCTGCGGCGGGCGGCTGAGAGGTCGGTGGACGCCTACTCGCCCCGCACGCGCCGGATGGTGCAAGCCTACGCCGACGGGGTCAACGCCTACCTTGACGAAGGCAATCCGCTGCCCCCCGAATACCCGGCGCTGGAACTGGCCACGGTCGAGCCCTGGACGCTGCTCGACACCCTGACGGTGGCC
This is a stretch of genomic DNA from Acidobacteriota bacterium. It encodes these proteins:
- a CDS encoding helix-turn-helix domain-containing protein, which encodes MNTAPADVECISEVQRAGVLLQPLRLEILCRARTPQSAAAIAEQMGLPRQKVNYHVRQLEEARFLRRAGRRLKRNLVEQRYQATARAYVLAPQVLGPLKALPQEEQDRFSAGYLLALTSQAQQDLSVLMEAAEKEGKRLPTLSLSASIRFRDPRQRQQFTEALQDAVTEVIGRFTAPDRAPDGGPGQGRPYRLFLGCHPAPPVKPAKTNQAKDQP
- a CDS encoding SRPBCC domain-containing protein, whose product is MSNGQKQKERIVEQEITTSASPRRVWKAWTDPDHISNWFVDRAEGEPREGTVFTWCFDEFGMEIPYQVVEADPERRFVLGFEHEQRSGLLEIDISSQGGVTKLRLVNSGFAEGESWEDEYEGIDSGWRMALALMRHYLERHYGQSKRNFMAARPSPLPIPQLPPFLRRQQHLQEWLIDSGRIGELGQACKLGLKGGRALSGRVLADSGREIQLSWDEIDGALALKCFSAGPGRPMAGLHVVSWSLSESAMQDLRKELEPILDRLSQYLSASAAGA